In one Polynucleobacter sp. JS-JIR-5-A7 genomic region, the following are encoded:
- a CDS encoding HPP family protein gives MKTRLLRLLWVLLGSSVAISLALWVTKTNSPLLLASLGGTTLFLFALTTAPAAQPRAVFGAHLISSLVGILAYQLFGDAFWVYIIALVVTIGILLVVRCVHPPAGANPLIMIQAHASFIHLGVTVLLGVTIIFVVAYIWSRLGVGVRKYPISWTQPSPPSLNWSIWDQ, from the coding sequence ATGAAAACACGTTTGCTTCGCTTGCTTTGGGTATTGCTCGGATCTTCTGTCGCGATTTCTCTTGCCTTGTGGGTGACAAAAACCAACTCCCCACTATTGTTAGCCTCATTGGGCGGCACCACACTTTTTTTATTTGCTCTGACTACTGCCCCGGCTGCGCAGCCCAGGGCAGTCTTTGGCGCGCACCTCATCAGTAGCCTAGTAGGCATCTTGGCTTATCAATTATTTGGCGATGCCTTTTGGGTCTACATTATTGCTTTAGTAGTAACGATCGGCATCTTATTGGTGGTGAGATGTGTGCATCCGCCCGCAGGTGCAAACCCGCTCATTATGATTCAGGCCCATGCGAGTTTTATTCATCTTGGCGTCACGGTATTACTCGGTGTCACTATTATTTTTGTAGTTGCTTACATCTGGAGCCGACTAGGTGTGGGAGTCAGAAAGTATCCAATCTCTTGGACCCAGCCATCGCCACCTTCCTTAAATTGGAGCATCTGGGACCAATAA
- a CDS encoding amidase, translated as MSEQQGKPLGLIAAVKQISEGKLDPQALLTQSFELANQLEPNLKAFVSRNTLEDLKKAIAPGPLSGIPIGIKDIINTQDLITTNGSPIYANHRPQEDAPIVQRIRALGGLIFGKTVTTQFAWRTPGPTVNPWNSEHTPGGSSSGSAASVAAGILPLAIGSQTVGSIVRPAAFCGVVGFKPSFGSIIKEGVHPFAYSLDHIGFFTRSVEDAAFAFQLLKDGSTKTAQIAIPDLKLAHAPKIALLKTPFDHLMSAEQQQTLQFAVEKLEQAGVSVKTMEIPAQYWEGIDQMPTIMGYDVAHIHQKHMENNQELLCENIKETATKGAEYSQAQYEAALAVQSKLRHSVGELFKDVDALLLAPATGEAPKGLSWTGDPSFCALGSLLGIPAINIPVGKSANGLPLGIQLMGNYKADEAFLKVAKFTEEAIGSR; from the coding sequence ATGAGTGAGCAACAGGGCAAACCCCTTGGTTTAATTGCAGCGGTCAAGCAGATCAGCGAAGGCAAACTTGACCCACAAGCTTTGTTAACGCAATCATTTGAGCTAGCCAATCAATTAGAGCCTAACTTAAAAGCCTTTGTTTCCAGAAACACTTTAGAGGATTTAAAAAAGGCGATTGCGCCTGGACCTTTGTCAGGTATTCCGATTGGAATTAAAGACATTATTAATACCCAAGATTTAATCACCACCAATGGTTCACCAATTTACGCTAATCATCGCCCCCAGGAAGATGCGCCGATTGTGCAAAGAATTCGGGCATTAGGCGGCCTGATTTTTGGTAAGACCGTGACGACCCAATTTGCATGGAGAACCCCAGGGCCAACAGTGAACCCTTGGAATTCGGAACATACCCCAGGAGGCTCTTCTAGTGGATCTGCCGCTTCAGTAGCTGCCGGTATTCTGCCGCTTGCCATCGGCTCTCAGACAGTAGGTTCGATTGTGCGTCCGGCGGCGTTTTGTGGCGTGGTGGGCTTTAAGCCTAGCTTTGGATCGATTATCAAGGAAGGTGTCCACCCGTTTGCTTACTCTTTAGATCACATTGGATTTTTTACTCGCTCTGTTGAGGACGCCGCTTTTGCGTTTCAATTGCTCAAAGATGGCAGCACCAAAACAGCCCAAATTGCCATACCCGATTTGAAGTTAGCGCATGCGCCCAAAATAGCGTTACTTAAAACACCGTTTGATCACTTAATGAGCGCCGAGCAACAGCAAACGCTACAGTTTGCAGTTGAAAAGTTAGAGCAGGCTGGCGTGAGCGTAAAAACAATGGAGATCCCAGCGCAATACTGGGAGGGCATTGATCAAATGCCAACGATCATGGGCTATGATGTTGCGCACATTCATCAAAAACACATGGAAAACAATCAAGAACTTCTTTGTGAAAATATTAAAGAGACCGCCACCAAGGGAGCAGAATATTCCCAGGCACAATATGAAGCGGCCTTAGCAGTGCAAAGTAAATTACGTCACTCTGTTGGTGAGTTATTCAAAGACGTTGATGCTCTTCTCTTAGCTCCGGCAACTGGTGAAGCCCCCAAAGGCTTGAGCTGGACCGGTGATCCTTCATTCTGCGCCCTAGGCAGTCTTTTAGGCATTCCGGCAATCAATATTCCAGTAGGTAAGTCTGCCAATGGGTTGCCCTTAGGTATTCAGCTGATGGGCAATTACAAAGCAGATGAGGCTTTCTTGAAAGTGGCCAAGTTCACTGAAGAGGCTATTGGCTCTCGTTGA
- a CDS encoding M20 family metallopeptidase, which translates to MTIPDPIALTQELIRFNTVNPPGNEDQVCNYLASILESASFECRKIEFAPRRMSLVAKIGSCSDDNPSICFTGHVDVVPLGARSWKHEPFAGLIEDGKLFGRGSSDMKSGVAAFVVAAMKTAQAAKAGSGVSLIITAGEETGCEGAFHLAASQEILEFLGPAGSFVVAEPTANEPLIGHKGAYWLKASTEGVTAHGSMPERGENAFYKLANAALTLEKFTFDTPAHPLMGQGTLNVGTAKAGLNINSVPDAAEMTLDIRTVAGQSHAHIYGCLCKALGPIVRLDTIIDIEGVYTPASDPWMATVFDRCEKINGVRPVEKTVSYFTDASALKPVIGDPPTVILGPGQPEMAHQTDEFCYVDNITDATQLFEDLIMDWQNIRK; encoded by the coding sequence ATGACTATTCCTGATCCGATTGCGTTAACTCAAGAGTTAATTCGTTTTAATACAGTCAATCCCCCGGGTAATGAAGACCAAGTCTGTAATTACCTCGCATCGATCTTAGAGTCTGCCAGTTTTGAATGTCGCAAAATTGAGTTTGCTCCGCGGCGTATGAGTCTGGTTGCCAAAATTGGATCTTGCAGCGATGACAATCCTAGTATCTGCTTTACTGGTCATGTGGATGTTGTTCCCTTGGGCGCCCGCTCATGGAAGCATGAGCCATTTGCCGGCCTGATTGAAGATGGCAAATTATTTGGTCGCGGCTCTAGTGATATGAAAAGCGGTGTTGCCGCATTTGTGGTGGCAGCGATGAAGACTGCCCAGGCTGCTAAAGCAGGTAGCGGTGTGAGTTTGATTATTACCGCGGGCGAAGAGACAGGTTGTGAAGGCGCCTTTCATTTAGCGGCCAGTCAAGAGATCCTCGAGTTTTTAGGACCAGCAGGCTCTTTTGTAGTAGCTGAGCCTACTGCCAACGAGCCACTCATAGGTCATAAAGGGGCTTATTGGCTCAAGGCCTCAACCGAAGGCGTTACCGCGCACGGATCGATGCCAGAGCGTGGTGAGAATGCTTTTTATAAGTTAGCCAATGCGGCATTAACTTTAGAGAAATTTACCTTTGATACACCAGCGCATCCCTTGATGGGTCAGGGCACCTTAAACGTAGGTACTGCGAAAGCAGGTTTAAATATTAACTCTGTGCCTGATGCTGCTGAAATGACTTTAGATATCCGGACAGTGGCAGGGCAAAGTCATGCCCATATCTACGGTTGTCTTTGCAAAGCATTGGGGCCGATTGTGCGTCTCGATACTATTATTGATATCGAAGGGGTCTATACCCCTGCGAGTGATCCTTGGATGGCAACCGTATTTGATCGCTGCGAAAAGATCAATGGCGTGCGACCTGTTGAAAAAACGGTTTCGTACTTTACTGATGCTTCAGCCTTAAAGCCGGTCATCGGCGACCCCCCGACAGTGATTCTAGGCCCTGGTCAACCCGAGATGGCGCACCAGACCGATGAGTTTTGCTATGTCGACAACATTACTGACGCCACCCAGCTCTTTGAAGATCTGATCATGGATTGGCAAAACATTAGGAAATGA
- a CDS encoding ABC transporter ATP-binding protein, whose product MALLDIDHIYTAYDRIDVLEDVSIKVERGQITCILGANGAGKSTLIRSILGLTPANRGKIIFNDADITHLPTHRIIEQGIACVPEGRRVFPRMTVDENLSAGAYLVSDQKVIQERRERVKTLFPRLAERANQLAGTMSGGEQAMIAIGRSLMSSPELLIFDEPSLGLSPLFVKENFKIIKEINQMGTTVLLVEQNVRQTLAIAHRGYVIAKGQVVAQGSATELAENAEVQAAYFG is encoded by the coding sequence ATGGCCTTATTAGACATCGATCACATCTATACAGCCTACGATCGCATTGACGTCTTAGAGGACGTGTCGATCAAGGTCGAGCGCGGACAGATCACGTGTATCTTGGGTGCCAATGGCGCTGGTAAATCCACCCTGATTCGTTCTATTTTGGGTTTAACGCCAGCCAATCGTGGCAAGATTATTTTTAATGACGCCGATATCACCCATCTGCCCACCCATCGCATTATTGAACAAGGTATCGCTTGTGTACCTGAGGGTCGCCGAGTATTTCCACGAATGACCGTTGATGAAAACCTCTCGGCAGGTGCGTATCTCGTGAGCGATCAAAAAGTCATACAAGAGCGCCGCGAGCGGGTGAAGACTTTATTTCCACGCCTGGCAGAACGCGCTAATCAATTAGCGGGAACTATGTCTGGTGGTGAGCAGGCGATGATAGCGATTGGGCGCAGTTTAATGAGTTCTCCCGAACTACTCATTTTTGATGAACCCTCTTTGGGACTCTCTCCTTTGTTTGTAAAAGAGAATTTCAAGATCATCAAAGAGATTAATCAAATGGGCACTACCGTGTTACTCGTTGAGCAAAACGTGCGCCAAACCCTAGCAATTGCCCATCGGGGTTATGTGATTGCTAAAGGGCAGGTGGTTGCTCAAGGAAGCGCTACTGAGCTGGCTGAAAATGCAGAAGTCCAAGCGGCTTATTTTGGCTAA
- a CDS encoding ABC transporter ATP-binding protein encodes MSATMNAAKILEANNLTMRFGGVTALDDLTMHVNEGEVLGLLGPNGSGKTTFFNVITGLYRASSGGVSFRGENITDATAQEVYLHAITRTFQRSRLSLPLTVFDNIAIGDNRRLNTGLIFNLFARDRFEKEYDRVVEQVSALLLTFNPKLAAKIFEPVASLPMIDRRRIEICRALISEPDLLLLDEPSAGMTHDETAEVMNDILQVRSKIKPFTIILIEHEMSLIQRMTERCIVLNYGKKIAEGTYEEIVSNREVQVAYLGQE; translated from the coding sequence ATGAGCGCTACGATGAATGCTGCCAAAATTTTAGAAGCCAACAACCTGACTATGCGATTTGGTGGGGTTACTGCGCTAGATGACCTAACCATGCATGTCAATGAAGGTGAAGTCTTAGGTCTATTAGGCCCAAACGGTTCAGGCAAGACCACCTTTTTTAACGTTATCACGGGCCTATATCGCGCGAGCTCTGGAGGCGTGAGTTTTCGGGGCGAGAATATCACCGATGCGACTGCGCAAGAAGTCTATCTGCACGCGATCACGAGAACGTTTCAGCGCTCCCGTTTGTCATTACCTTTGACGGTATTTGACAACATCGCGATTGGTGATAACCGCAGGCTAAATACCGGACTGATCTTTAACTTGTTTGCCCGCGATCGATTTGAAAAAGAGTATGACCGCGTTGTCGAGCAAGTCAGCGCTTTGCTATTAACGTTTAACCCCAAACTAGCAGCCAAAATATTTGAGCCTGTAGCTAGTTTGCCAATGATTGATCGGCGTCGTATTGAAATTTGCCGAGCCTTAATCAGTGAGCCTGATCTCTTGTTATTAGATGAGCCATCAGCGGGTATGACCCATGATGAGACTGCAGAGGTCATGAATGATATTTTGCAGGTCCGCAGCAAAATTAAACCATTTACGATTATTTTGATTGAGCACGAAATGAGCTTGATTCAGCGTATGACTGAGCGCTGCATTGTGCTCAACTACGGCAAGAAAATTGCCGAAGGCACTTATGAAGAAATTGTGAGTAACCGCGAAGTTCAGGTTGCCTATCTGGGGCAGGAATAA
- a CDS encoding branched-chain amino acid ABC transporter permease, with the protein MKLLISSFIVFLIYSLLLLGAENQLEVGILVAVAFIASVVGKKMGLMDRLANAVSQHPHFPAVASVAGVLITMVVFYNSHFALLMLATVLIYSIVCLGLNIQFGYVGIVNFAGAAFFGIGSYTAAVLATHTAVPHLLVLFIAAAVSALIGSILIYPVLRTRGHYAALVTIAFGILFRNFLEVNDTLGGPQGLKIPPLTIFGWNLSEGIQIGGIELSFYIPYLLIALILLIVAFRITRNLERSWIGLSMDMVRTDEIAASTFGVNIAHWKIVAFTLGNLLAGLAGALYGMMTAYVAPNNFTFADSLILVSIVILGGIGNPWGIIPAAAIVVILPEKLQFIQEYRFLLYAIVVILILLFRPDGLLPRRIRNYFPGKKVGESE; encoded by the coding sequence ATGAAGTTATTGATCTCTAGTTTTATTGTTTTCCTCATTTATAGCCTCTTATTGTTAGGTGCTGAAAACCAGTTAGAAGTAGGTATTTTGGTGGCCGTCGCTTTTATCGCAAGCGTAGTGGGCAAGAAGATGGGCTTGATGGATCGCCTTGCTAATGCAGTGAGTCAACATCCTCATTTTCCGGCAGTAGCCTCTGTGGCTGGTGTCTTGATTACGATGGTGGTGTTTTATAACTCCCACTTTGCACTGTTGATGTTGGCAACGGTCTTGATTTATTCCATAGTGTGTTTGGGCTTAAACATTCAGTTTGGCTATGTGGGGATTGTTAATTTTGCGGGTGCTGCCTTCTTTGGCATTGGCAGCTATACCGCTGCAGTCTTAGCCACGCATACAGCAGTGCCTCATTTACTAGTCTTGTTTATTGCGGCGGCAGTCTCTGCCTTAATTGGTTCAATCTTGATTTACCCTGTGCTGAGAACACGCGGTCATTACGCCGCTTTAGTGACGATTGCTTTTGGAATCTTGTTCAGGAATTTTTTAGAGGTGAACGATACCTTGGGCGGACCGCAAGGCTTAAAAATTCCGCCACTGACAATCTTTGGTTGGAATCTTTCTGAAGGTATTCAGATTGGAGGAATTGAACTCTCCTTCTATATTCCGTACTTGCTCATCGCTTTGATTTTGCTCATTGTCGCTTTTCGTATCACCAGAAATTTAGAGCGCTCCTGGATAGGCTTGAGTATGGATATGGTGCGTACCGATGAGATTGCGGCCTCAACTTTTGGGGTCAATATTGCGCATTGGAAAATCGTCGCCTTTACTCTTGGCAATTTACTGGCCGGCCTTGCAGGCGCCCTATACGGAATGATGACAGCTTATGTCGCGCCCAATAACTTTACTTTTGCAGATTCGCTCATTTTGGTCTCGATTGTGATTTTGGGCGGCATTGGAAATCCTTGGGGCATTATTCCAGCGGCAGCCATTGTGGTCATCCTCCCAGAGAAGCTGCAATTTATTCAGGAATACCGTTTCTTGTTATATGCCATTGTGGTGATTTTGATTTTGCTCTTTCGCCCAGATGGCCTGCTTCCTAGAAGAATTCGGAACTACTTCCCAGGCAAGAAGGTGGGAGAGTCAGAATGA
- a CDS encoding branched-chain amino acid ABC transporter permease — MSFDIFLQYLLNGLMLGVIYAIVAVGFTLYFGVLDVIKFSHGDILMVGAFAGLTTYIGIAGTFESPWLQLLILVLVSLSVAAFLGAVIARYLILPLQKAPPINTLLVTLMLGLALREMVRLFYPNGSNPKPFPRLLPTDGIALGDFTLRSDSLILLITGIITIIAVQRLITKSKIGLAIRAVAQDSETARIMGINFHQIVLITFMLGSALAALAGLMNGLYYNEVNFGMGLLLGVIGFSAAVVGGLGNFYGAIVGGFLFAALQTVGAVMLPAILPSVPSAYKDVFAFTVIIIIMGLKPTGLISEKSSERV; from the coding sequence ATGTCATTTGATATTTTTTTGCAGTACCTACTCAATGGTTTGATGTTAGGTGTGATTTATGCAATTGTGGCGGTGGGTTTTACCCTCTACTTTGGTGTACTCGATGTCATTAAGTTTTCGCATGGCGATATTTTGATGGTGGGGGCCTTTGCTGGCCTCACCACCTATATCGGTATCGCGGGAACTTTTGAGTCTCCCTGGTTACAACTGCTGATACTAGTTTTAGTCAGCCTCTCAGTAGCAGCATTTTTGGGCGCTGTTATTGCCCGCTATCTCATCTTGCCTTTGCAAAAGGCCCCCCCGATTAATACTCTGCTCGTGACCTTAATGTTAGGTCTGGCATTGCGTGAAATGGTTCGCCTGTTCTATCCCAATGGCTCTAATCCAAAACCTTTCCCTCGATTGCTGCCAACCGATGGTATCGCTTTAGGGGATTTCACTTTGCGCTCTGATAGTTTGATTCTCTTAATAACGGGGATCATTACCATCATCGCGGTTCAAAGACTCATTACCAAAAGCAAAATTGGTTTAGCGATCCGGGCGGTTGCACAAGATAGTGAGACAGCACGCATTATGGGAATTAATTTTCACCAGATTGTGCTGATTACTTTTATGCTCGGTTCAGCGCTAGCTGCTTTGGCAGGCCTTATGAATGGTCTGTATTACAACGAAGTGAACTTCGGTATGGGTTTGCTGCTCGGGGTGATTGGCTTTTCCGCTGCAGTTGTTGGCGGTTTAGGTAATTTTTATGGAGCTATTGTGGGCGGCTTCTTATTTGCTGCGCTTCAAACGGTTGGGGCGGTTATGTTGCCCGCGATTTTGCCTAGCGTACCTAGTGCCTATAAAGATGTATTTGCATTTACGGTGATCATCATCATCATGGGATTAAAGCCAACCGGCTTGATTTCTGAAAAATCAAGTGAGCGGGTGTAA
- a CDS encoding branched-chain amino acid ABC transporter substrate-binding protein encodes MKSRISTLLAALVIGLSANVSAKDTVKIAYIGPLTGGVSANGIGGRNSADLAVRLKNQDPNAKYKYELVSADDECKPNVGVQVATKIASDNSIIAGVTHYCSAVAMSTVDVYHKFGLPVMVWGAVLPEITYGNDYKEIHRVNGTMINQNEVAAKFLTGLGYKKWVIIHDTTDYGKGHNKYFSQYLNKNGGQILGTFGVTADQQDFTAELTKIKELKPEVVYFGGLTPIGIRIRTQMDRLGIKAVFEGTSGIKSDAYIEGLGKLSEGSLSFIEGAPWEKLPGGLEFIAKYNQQKYPDAPEAYGPFAYTAANLIMAAIEKAGPDRKKVMAVLNKTQNVETVIGKVSFDDHRQNIVPLISKYVAQDGKWVVWEDSQYAKGQRKLGQ; translated from the coding sequence ATGAAATCACGCATTTCTACATTGCTGGCAGCATTAGTCATTGGCCTTTCTGCCAATGTATCTGCAAAAGATACTGTCAAGATTGCCTATATTGGGCCTTTAACTGGGGGCGTTTCAGCCAATGGTATTGGTGGACGAAACTCTGCTGACTTAGCGGTTCGACTCAAAAACCAAGACCCTAATGCGAAATACAAATATGAATTGGTGTCAGCTGATGATGAATGTAAGCCGAACGTAGGCGTACAAGTGGCTACCAAGATTGCTTCGGATAACTCCATTATCGCGGGCGTGACTCACTATTGCTCAGCAGTAGCGATGAGTACCGTGGACGTTTATCACAAGTTTGGTTTGCCAGTCATGGTGTGGGGCGCGGTGCTTCCAGAAATCACCTATGGCAATGACTACAAAGAAATTCATCGCGTGAACGGTACGATGATTAATCAAAACGAAGTTGCTGCCAAGTTTTTAACTGGTCTCGGTTATAAAAAGTGGGTGATTATTCATGACACTACTGATTACGGCAAAGGACATAACAAGTATTTCAGCCAGTACCTCAATAAAAATGGTGGACAAATCCTCGGTACATTCGGAGTGACAGCTGATCAGCAGGACTTCACTGCAGAGCTCACCAAGATTAAAGAGTTAAAACCAGAAGTGGTTTACTTTGGCGGCCTGACACCGATTGGTATTCGTATTCGTACACAAATGGATCGCTTAGGAATTAAGGCGGTCTTTGAAGGTACCTCTGGTATTAAATCTGACGCCTATATTGAAGGCTTGGGCAAACTCTCTGAAGGTTCTCTCTCTTTTATCGAAGGCGCTCCTTGGGAAAAATTACCAGGCGGTCTTGAATTCATTGCTAAGTACAACCAACAAAAATACCCAGATGCACCTGAGGCTTATGGTCCATTTGCCTACACTGCTGCAAACCTCATCATGGCTGCAATTGAAAAAGCAGGTCCTGATCGTAAAAAAGTGATGGCAGTATTAAATAAAACTCAAAACGTTGAGACTGTGATCGGTAAGGTTAGCTTTGATGATCACCGTCAAAACATCGTTCCTCTGATCTCTAAATATGTTGCCCAGGATGGTAAGTGGGTCGTGTGGGAAGACAGTCAGTACGCTAAGGGGCAACGTAAATTAGGTCAATAA
- the araD gene encoding L-arabinonate dehydratase codes for MSKKTKESLRSARWFEPDDLRSFGHRSRAMQMGYGPEDWSGKPVIAIVNTWSDINPCHTHFKQRVEDVKRGILQAGGLPIELPAISLSETYVKPTTMLYRNMLAMETEELIRSHPIDGAVLMGGCDKTTPGLVMGALSAGLPFVYLPAGPMLRGNWKGKVLGSGSDAWKYWDERRAGNISEAQWLEVEGGIARSHGTCMTMGTAATMMGIAEALGLTLPGASSIPAADASHPRMAAACGRRIVEMVWEDLTPAKILNKTSFLNAINAAMAMGCSTNAIIHLIAMSRRAGTECTVSLEDFDLASRKVPVIANIRPSGDQYLMEDFYYAGGMPALLKQMGSHLNLSAMTVTGKTIGENIQNAEVHNEDVIRPLSNAIYQEGALAVLKGNIAPGGAVIKPSACAEKFLKHTGPALVFDSYPEMKKAIEDENLDVTENHILVLRNAGPKGGPGMPEWGMLPIPVKLVKQGVRDMLRLSDARMSGTSYGACILHASPESYIGGPLALIKTGDLITVDVPNRKIHLEISDEELAHRKAKWTPPVPQYERGYGWMFSQHILQAEDGCDFDFLETGFGKPVPEPDIF; via the coding sequence ATGTCCAAAAAGACCAAAGAATCCCTGCGCAGTGCCCGTTGGTTTGAGCCCGATGATTTGCGCTCATTTGGACACCGCTCGCGTGCTATGCAAATGGGCTACGGTCCTGAGGATTGGTCTGGCAAGCCCGTGATTGCCATTGTGAATACTTGGTCAGACATCAATCCTTGCCACACGCATTTCAAGCAACGCGTGGAAGATGTCAAGCGTGGTATTTTGCAAGCCGGTGGGCTTCCAATTGAACTGCCAGCAATTTCGCTTTCAGAGACATACGTCAAACCGACCACCATGCTCTATCGTAATATGCTCGCGATGGAAACCGAAGAGCTGATTCGCTCTCATCCAATCGATGGTGCAGTGCTGATGGGTGGCTGTGACAAAACTACTCCCGGTTTAGTAATGGGCGCATTATCTGCTGGACTACCATTTGTTTACTTGCCTGCTGGTCCGATGCTGCGCGGCAATTGGAAAGGCAAAGTGTTAGGTTCGGGTTCTGATGCCTGGAAGTATTGGGATGAACGCCGCGCTGGTAATATCTCTGAAGCGCAGTGGCTCGAAGTTGAAGGCGGCATTGCTCGCAGTCATGGAACTTGTATGACAATGGGCACTGCTGCAACGATGATGGGTATTGCTGAAGCATTAGGTCTCACATTACCTGGTGCATCTAGTATTCCGGCAGCGGATGCCAGTCACCCACGTATGGCTGCAGCTTGTGGCAGAAGAATTGTCGAGATGGTGTGGGAAGACCTCACTCCTGCAAAAATCTTAAACAAGACAAGCTTTCTTAATGCCATTAATGCAGCGATGGCGATGGGTTGCAGTACAAACGCCATCATTCATTTAATTGCGATGTCGCGGCGTGCCGGTACAGAATGCACCGTGAGCTTAGAAGATTTTGATTTGGCCAGCAGAAAAGTTCCAGTGATAGCCAATATCCGTCCTAGTGGCGATCAATATCTGATGGAAGACTTTTATTACGCTGGTGGCATGCCTGCATTGCTCAAACAAATGGGCTCTCATCTCAACCTCAGCGCGATGACGGTCACCGGCAAGACGATTGGTGAGAATATTCAAAACGCAGAGGTGCATAACGAAGACGTTATTAGACCGCTGAGTAATGCAATCTATCAAGAGGGCGCGCTCGCTGTACTCAAAGGTAATATCGCTCCGGGTGGCGCAGTGATTAAACCCAGCGCCTGTGCTGAGAAGTTCTTAAAACATACTGGCCCAGCCTTAGTATTTGATAGCTATCCTGAAATGAAAAAAGCCATTGAAGATGAAAATCTCGACGTCACTGAAAACCATATTCTCGTTCTCAGAAACGCCGGACCAAAAGGTGGACCAGGTATGCCAGAGTGGGGCATGTTACCGATCCCGGTGAAGTTGGTAAAGCAAGGCGTGCGCGACATGTTGCGTTTATCGGATGCGCGTATGAGTGGCACTAGTTATGGTGCCTGCATATTGCATGCCTCACCAGAGTCTTATATCGGCGGTCCATTGGCTCTCATTAAAACGGGTGACCTTATCACTGTCGATGTGCCTAATCGCAAAATTCATTTAGAGATTAGTGATGAGGAGCTGGCTCACAGAAAAGCCAAATGGACACCACCAGTACCTCAATATGAACGTGGTTATGGTTGGATGTTTAGCCAACACATCTTGCAAGCAGAAGACGGGTGTGATTTTGACTTCCTGGAAACTGGCTTTGGGAAGCCGGTTCCTGAGCCAGATATATTCTAG
- a CDS encoding tripartite tricarboxylate transporter substrate binding protein gives MTGHSFFTMFTKLNKAFLIGALLCASHLPVFAQSEYPSKPVKIIVPFPPGGTTDLMARISAEQLTKILKQAFVIENIGGGGGVIGAERAAGAPADGYTLVMTGVGQNAVAHGLDPNLKYDSIKDFAHISLIDLGPNVLVVNPDRPFKTLKDIVDFARKNPGKLDYGYTYASSGHMAMELLRQATNTCADVKNKTNCNPLPIVGIPYRGGGPLMNAILANEIPMIFINQDAALPYVASGKLRPIAVSSLQRNALYPTVPTVAESGYPGFQALSWAGISAPKGTPKPVLDKLEAAMIQALQTPEVKQRIESVGFVIPPLGVNAYNNFLKSEIELWTTLIKKSGIKPE, from the coding sequence ATGACTGGGCATTCCTTCTTTACTATGTTCACTAAGCTAAATAAGGCATTTCTGATTGGCGCCCTCTTATGCGCCAGTCATCTTCCAGTATTCGCTCAGTCCGAATATCCAAGCAAGCCCGTCAAAATTATTGTGCCCTTTCCGCCTGGTGGGACTACTGATCTGATGGCACGAATTTCTGCAGAACAATTAACCAAGATATTGAAGCAAGCCTTTGTAATTGAGAACATCGGTGGTGGTGGTGGCGTCATTGGTGCTGAGAGAGCTGCTGGCGCTCCAGCCGATGGCTATACCTTAGTCATGACTGGCGTGGGTCAAAACGCGGTTGCCCATGGCTTGGATCCCAATCTCAAATATGACTCTATAAAAGACTTTGCCCATATTTCTTTAATTGATTTAGGCCCTAATGTGTTGGTCGTCAACCCAGATCGTCCATTTAAGACACTTAAAGATATTGTTGATTTTGCACGCAAGAATCCTGGCAAGCTGGACTATGGCTACACCTACGCTTCGTCAGGTCACATGGCAATGGAGCTACTGCGTCAAGCAACTAACACCTGCGCTGATGTAAAGAACAAAACAAACTGCAATCCACTACCGATCGTTGGCATTCCGTATCGTGGTGGTGGCCCACTTATGAACGCCATCCTCGCCAATGAAATCCCGATGATCTTTATTAATCAAGATGCGGCTTTGCCTTATGTTGCCTCAGGTAAATTGCGCCCGATTGCGGTGAGCAGTTTGCAACGCAATGCGCTCTATCCTACTGTGCCTACCGTGGCAGAAAGTGGTTACCCAGGATTTCAGGCACTCTCATGGGCTGGGATTAGTGCTCCCAAAGGAACACCTAAACCTGTCTTAGATAAGTTAGAGGCCGCCATGATCCAGGCTTTGCAAACCCCTGAAGTCAAACAACGCATTGAGTCAGTGGGCTTTGTGATTCCACCCTTGGGTGTGAATGCTTATAACAATTTCTTAAAGTCTGAAATTGAGCTTTGGACTACATTGATTAAGAAGTCAGGGATCAAGCCAGAGTAG